In a genomic window of Thalassotalea piscium:
- the fucP gene encoding L-fucose:H+ symporter permease, with protein MNKHQDSDVLNDDKTRHSLLAPGMLIPFLMITALFPLWGFANDVTNPLVKAFKDIFLISNAQSSMVQFAFYLGYGIMAIPAAIFIRNYSYKAGILLGLALYAAGAMLFIPASLYMEFNFFLAALCILTCGLALLETTANPYILSMGHPSTATKRLNLAQAFNPIGSLTGMFVASTLILNKLQVEEFRAAEKLAHPEYNDLLPSVVDGKLTQAIQEFSVNEPIKHQAMQAADLVTVRGPYIAIATIVTVLFFVFLFYKLPKTMSNNKPLTLAELKVTFMRLIKNKLYIEGVVAQAFYVGAQIMCWTFIIHYGMTVVGLTSSQAQNYNIIAMSVFLVSRFICTFLLSYIKPGHLLMLLATCGGGLILGTIFLTGFYGLYCLIGVSACMSLMFPTIYGIALKDMGDDASLASAGLVMAIVGGALMPPLQASLIDDNPLIASIPSVQTSFLMPLICFVVIAIFGYRSHYVHKS; from the coding sequence ATGAATAAACATCAGGACTCGGATGTATTAAACGACGATAAAACTAGGCACTCGCTTCTAGCACCAGGGATGTTAATTCCATTTTTAATGATTACTGCTTTATTTCCACTTTGGGGGTTTGCAAACGATGTTACCAACCCTTTAGTTAAAGCGTTTAAAGACATATTTTTAATTTCAAATGCACAAAGCAGTATGGTGCAATTTGCCTTTTATTTAGGTTATGGGATCATGGCTATTCCTGCCGCGATTTTCATCCGTAACTACTCTTATAAAGCCGGTATTTTATTAGGATTAGCACTATATGCAGCTGGTGCAATGTTATTCATTCCTGCTAGCTTGTATATGGAGTTTAATTTTTTCCTCGCCGCACTTTGTATTCTAACATGTGGGCTTGCTTTACTAGAAACAACTGCAAACCCATATATCTTGTCTATGGGACATCCATCAACCGCAACAAAGCGGTTAAATCTAGCTCAAGCTTTTAATCCAATAGGTTCATTAACTGGTATGTTCGTCGCTTCAACATTAATTTTGAATAAGCTACAAGTAGAAGAGTTTAGAGCTGCGGAGAAGTTAGCTCATCCAGAGTATAATGATTTATTACCTTCTGTTGTTGACGGTAAGTTAACCCAAGCCATTCAAGAGTTTTCAGTAAACGAACCAATAAAACATCAAGCAATGCAAGCGGCTGATTTGGTGACAGTTAGAGGCCCATATATAGCAATTGCTACAATTGTTACGGTTCTATTTTTTGTATTTTTATTTTATAAGTTACCTAAAACCATGAGCAATAATAAGCCACTTACGTTAGCTGAATTAAAGGTAACGTTTATGAGGTTAATTAAAAACAAGCTTTATATAGAAGGGGTGGTAGCTCAAGCATTTTATGTTGGTGCACAAATCATGTGTTGGACCTTTATCATTCATTATGGAATGACAGTCGTTGGTTTAACGTCTTCACAAGCACAAAATTATAATATAATTGCGATGAGTGTTTTTTTAGTGAGTCGTTTCATTTGCACTTTTTTACTTAGTTATATTAAACCCGGTCACTTATTAATGTTACTAGCAACTTGTGGAGGAGGATTGATTTTAGGAACTATTTTCCTAACTGGATTCTATGGATTGTATTGCTTAATTGGTGTTTCTGCGTGTATGTCTCTAATGTTTCCCACGATATATGGTATTGCCTTAAAAGATATGGGAGACGATGCTAGTTTAGCTTCGGCAGGTTTAGTGATGGCGATTGTTGGTGGTGCGTTAATGCCGCCTTTACAAGCGTCTTTGATTGATGATAATCCTTTAATTGCTTCCATTCCTTCAGTACAAACCTCTTTCTTGATGCCGTTAATATGTTTTGTTGTAATCGCTATATTTGGCTATCGTTCTCATTATGTTCATAAAAGTTAA
- a CDS encoding sulfatase-like hydrolase/transferase — MMFNKILVKLAGYLILFLFSISTAYSKNEKPNVLFILTDDQSFDALGSANNPHIKTPNLDKLAAQGLTLSHVYNQGSWSPAVCAPSRAMINTGRNLFETGMQNKDVPMDARPDYPLWGETFRNAGYETFMTGKWHVSRDALLRSFDVGQAVHEGGMTYDHYNAVMLDINEGGNGVSKTYSSKKHTSELIADAAVNYLQKKQDSQDKPFLMYVAFLAPHDERQSPSHFVEMYPGESIPLPTSFKQQHHLDQGDFWIRDEKLLSIPRKEDEMKTFIGEYYAMVSHLDEQVGRILATLESSSFADNTIIIFTSDHGLAVGRHGLLGKQNQYDHSIRAPFIIAGKNIDKGKTIKGNIYLNSIFPTTAELAGIKVPSTVQAKSFVPLLEGKQDSMNDTIYGAYRHFQRMVRTDDFKYIYYPLIKETQLFNLKNDPEELTNIATDAKYAEQLNRMKQKLTTLMKQYKDPVDLNNPMSSYSDAGFNTDAWSLQYTEYH, encoded by the coding sequence ATGATGTTTAATAAAATTTTAGTAAAATTGGCTGGATATTTAATACTTTTTTTATTTAGTATTTCAACGGCATATTCTAAAAATGAAAAACCCAATGTGTTATTTATTTTAACTGACGATCAAAGTTTTGATGCGTTAGGTAGTGCAAATAACCCACACATAAAGACACCTAACTTAGATAAGTTAGCCGCACAAGGATTAACATTATCTCATGTTTACAACCAAGGATCATGGTCGCCAGCCGTATGCGCTCCTAGCAGAGCCATGATTAATACCGGTCGAAATTTATTTGAAACTGGTATGCAAAATAAAGACGTGCCTATGGATGCAAGGCCTGATTATCCACTTTGGGGGGAAACGTTTAGAAACGCAGGTTATGAAACATTTATGACCGGTAAGTGGCATGTTTCACGAGATGCATTATTACGTAGTTTTGATGTTGGTCAGGCAGTTCATGAAGGGGGCATGACATATGATCATTATAATGCGGTTATGCTTGATATTAACGAAGGTGGTAATGGTGTTTCCAAGACTTATTCATCTAAAAAACATACCAGTGAATTAATCGCCGATGCCGCGGTTAATTATTTACAAAAAAAACAAGATTCGCAGGATAAACCTTTTTTAATGTATGTGGCCTTTTTAGCTCCACACGATGAAAGGCAGTCACCAAGCCACTTTGTCGAAATGTATCCCGGAGAGTCCATTCCTTTACCAACTTCATTTAAACAGCAGCATCATTTAGATCAAGGTGATTTTTGGATCCGTGATGAAAAATTACTGAGTATTCCAAGAAAAGAAGATGAAATGAAAACGTTCATCGGGGAATATTATGCAATGGTTTCACACTTAGATGAACAGGTAGGGAGAATATTAGCTACCCTTGAGTCTTCTTCTTTTGCGGATAACACTATTATTATCTTTACTTCGGATCATGGTCTAGCTGTTGGTCGTCATGGACTATTAGGTAAGCAAAATCAATATGATCACAGTATACGCGCACCATTTATCATTGCGGGAAAAAACATTGATAAAGGTAAAACAATCAAAGGGAATATTTATCTGAATAGTATTTTTCCAACTACTGCTGAGTTAGCGGGTATTAAAGTACCAAGCACTGTTCAAGCAAAAAGTTTTGTCCCGTTATTAGAAGGCAAGCAAGATTCGATGAATGATACTATTTATGGTGCATATCGTCATTTTCAACGTATGGTAAGAACAGACGATTTTAAATATATTTATTATCCACTTATCAAAGAAACTCAACTTTTCAATTTGAAAAATGATCCTGAGGAATTAACCAATATTGCCACTGACGCTAAGTATGCTGAGCAGTTAAATAGGATGAAACAAAAGCTAACAACATTAATGAAACAATATAAAGATCCTGTCGATCTCAATAATCCAATGAGTTCATATAGTGACGCTGGTTTTAATACCGATGCTTGGTCACTGCAATATACGGAATATCATTAG
- a CDS encoding PDZ domain-containing protein, with translation MRIFLFLISFFLISCSPVHNNVQEKATSVADNSEFLMAYPDGQIPQNGLSLTDALQKAKALLSSNKSVKLTLTSGTYYLTKPIMLGPEFSGTKEQPFIISAEEKGKVTLSAAKLLDLNWQPHNQLMKAQLTVENIDQLYINGKKQIRARYPNFDASVQVFNGYAADAISLERIATWKNPVGGFVHALHEGRWGGMHYQIEGVDEKGELKLNGGFQNNRYSPLHKKYRYVENIFEELDAPGEWYFDKDTLTLYFYPPQGMDLANSQIEISQLDQIIVLQGDSTNPVKHINIQGITFTQTKQTFMKTNEPLLRSDWAIYRGGAILMDGTENISVTNNTFYNLGGNAIFVSNYNRHANIASNEIFDIGASAISFVGSATAVRSPSFEYHEFVEIADMDMELGPKNENYPSKSIATDNLIFDIGQVEKQVAGVQLSMSSDITVSHNSIYRVPRAGINVSEGTWGGHILEYNDVFETVLETGDHGAFNSWGRDRFWHPTRPEMDKLAKTHPDLYKADVLSPIIIRNNRFQCDHGWDIDLDDGSSNYKIYNNVALSGGLKLREGFNRTVENNIILNNSFHPHVWFENSDDTFRHNIILASHKPILNNFWGNEIDKNFFTTEQALLKAQKLGLDSNSKFGDPLFIAPENGNYQVSEESLALTVGFKNFPMDQFGVKSEHLKRKAEKPEFPNLYLNNNDAANSNEMDLFGATFKSVTTLGEQSALGIPEIAGALIINIVPNGKAALGGLKKGDVILRVIDSEFGGADKIIAISDLLTSYRSRKWRGHLEVVIMRNQKEQHLEINLLD, from the coding sequence ATGCGTATTTTTTTATTTTTGATCAGCTTCTTTTTAATTTCTTGTTCACCAGTACATAATAATGTTCAAGAAAAGGCAACGTCTGTTGCTGACAATTCAGAATTTTTAATGGCTTACCCTGATGGCCAAATACCACAAAATGGTCTTAGCTTAACCGATGCTCTGCAAAAAGCTAAAGCATTATTATCGTCAAACAAAAGTGTTAAATTAACGCTTACCTCCGGCACTTATTATTTAACAAAACCCATTATGCTGGGTCCTGAGTTTTCAGGAACAAAAGAACAGCCTTTTATCATTAGCGCAGAAGAAAAAGGCAAAGTAACGTTAAGCGCTGCTAAATTATTAGATTTAAACTGGCAACCTCATAACCAGTTAATGAAAGCACAGCTTACAGTAGAAAATATAGATCAACTATATATCAATGGTAAAAAGCAAATCCGTGCACGATATCCCAATTTTGACGCTTCAGTACAAGTTTTCAATGGCTATGCAGCTGACGCTATTTCACTAGAGCGTATCGCAACATGGAAAAACCCTGTTGGTGGTTTTGTGCATGCGCTACATGAAGGTCGTTGGGGCGGAATGCATTACCAAATTGAGGGCGTTGATGAAAAAGGTGAACTCAAACTAAACGGTGGCTTTCAAAATAATCGCTATTCTCCATTACATAAAAAATACCGCTATGTAGAAAATATTTTTGAAGAGTTAGATGCGCCTGGAGAATGGTACTTTGATAAAGATACATTAACGTTATATTTTTATCCGCCTCAAGGTATGGATTTAGCAAATAGCCAAATTGAAATATCTCAACTTGATCAAATAATTGTACTTCAAGGTGATTCAACAAATCCGGTAAAACATATCAATATTCAAGGAATAACCTTCACTCAAACCAAGCAAACGTTTATGAAAACTAACGAGCCACTTTTACGTAGTGATTGGGCTATATATCGTGGTGGCGCTATTTTAATGGACGGTACTGAAAACATTAGTGTAACCAATAATACTTTTTATAACTTAGGTGGCAATGCGATATTTGTCAGTAATTATAATCGCCATGCCAATATTGCTAGTAATGAAATATTTGATATTGGCGCGAGTGCTATTAGCTTTGTTGGTAGTGCAACAGCGGTAAGATCACCGAGTTTTGAATACCATGAATTTGTAGAGATTGCTGATATGGATATGGAACTAGGTCCTAAAAATGAAAACTACCCTTCAAAATCAATTGCTACCGATAATTTAATTTTCGATATTGGACAAGTCGAAAAACAAGTTGCGGGTGTGCAGTTATCCATGTCATCAGATATCACCGTTAGCCATAACTCTATTTATCGCGTACCTCGTGCAGGTATTAACGTTAGTGAAGGCACATGGGGCGGTCACATACTTGAATATAATGATGTTTTTGAAACCGTGTTAGAAACAGGCGATCACGGTGCATTTAACTCATGGGGTAGAGACAGGTTTTGGCATCCTACGCGTCCTGAAATGGATAAATTGGCGAAAACCCATCCTGACTTATATAAAGCCGATGTTCTTAGCCCAATTATTATAAGAAATAATCGTTTTCAGTGTGATCATGGCTGGGACATTGACTTAGATGATGGCTCATCAAACTATAAAATTTATAATAATGTTGCCTTAAGTGGTGGTTTAAAACTCAGAGAAGGTTTCAACCGTACCGTTGAAAATAACATCATCTTAAATAACTCATTCCATCCACATGTATGGTTTGAAAATAGCGATGACACCTTCCGTCACAACATTATATTGGCAAGCCATAAACCTATCCTCAACAATTTTTGGGGTAATGAAATTGATAAAAACTTTTTCACCACTGAGCAAGCATTATTAAAAGCACAAAAGTTAGGATTAGACTCAAATTCTAAATTTGGCGACCCATTATTTATCGCGCCTGAAAACGGCAATTATCAAGTCAGCGAAGAATCACTTGCTCTTACTGTAGGTTTTAAAAACTTTCCTATGGATCAATTTGGCGTGAAAAGTGAACACTTAAAACGTAAGGCTGAGAAGCCTGAATTCCCTAATTTATACCTCAACAATAATGATGCAGCTAACTCAAACGAAATGGATTTGTTTGGCGCTACCTTTAAATCTGTTACCACACTAGGTGAGCAATCAGCCTTAGGGATCCCAGAAATTGCAGGGGCGTTAATTATAAATATTGTACCTAACGGAAAAGCTGCGTTAGGCGGATTAAAGAAAGGCGATGTGATCCTGCGCGTTATTGATAGTGAATTTGGTGGTGCAGATAAAATAATAGCCATTAGTGATTTATTAACCTCATACCGCTCTAGAAAATGGCGTGGACATTTAGAAGTGGTCATTATGAGAAATCAGAAAGAGCAACATTTAGAGATTAATTTACTTGATTAA
- a CDS encoding TonB-dependent receptor, with protein MNYSTGSNSFVKSKTAKLVNMAIKGMAVTALSMPFTFNAFAEEEKVDKEIELITVTGIRGSLAKATEVKRSLDVVADVISAEDIGKFPDQNLAESLQRISGVQISRNRGEGDDVSIRGLSPSFSRIQFNGRTLPSATGGRSFDFTILPSDFVSALEVYKTPSADMEEGALSGTVNVKTPRPLDLGKSSLITSIKGIYEENSGKTTPDLSVLYTNVNDDNSFGITLGAHYDKRILESHFYEAFGLEPANESGKGLDFDLNGTIDDSRYQFDHATNYALAKEERERTTFLATAQWRPSDKIDIWLEGMYSEFDIVGAKALNSFRWTNVVAGGSVYASQISGDLIESLGVIGVDNRNNARTADSNDTLTSVALGTNYQLNEDWLITAEIAYAKSENVSSALSHEVIGRANAQYDFSNDYAGIPSLTYAAGYDPLDGNSFRSLGFNGALDQPIEDENIDIRIDVDHFIEWNIGNDFSFVSLEFGAKYSSRSKYNGFRNIGVSSQTLAGMLGETYDPNIEGGSFNAASYMSVYSPSSFFDGYDGSATYPTEWLSANVDTLLSHVSLDELIAAGTITEGGASVIDVQEDVFSGYAKLSFSGDEDKLNGNFGIRVVSTDQESSGNIPDFSTVKFDQGGAQTFVDTSESSMTRSYTEVLPSFNLSYDVSDDVVVRFGAARVMSRPDLAVLSPATTIDVNVKTINSSNPNVDPYLADQIDLSFEWYFEEAGMLSVSPFVKFIDSFVVSSTQPEQVTYTDLGGNNSVTDTFTRFLPDNGKGSDMYGYEVNWQQPLDFVIEGLGFSANFTVVHADEIQTAENGPLLTLDGLSETSYNMVAYYENETFGARLAYNYRDKFVNNGTNYFGDGSFTNDYKQLDFSASYNVTENVSVILEALNITNEVQVQTNSLNVNRGLEDVGSRFTLGVRAAF; from the coding sequence ATGAATTATTCAACAGGCTCAAACAGTTTTGTGAAAAGTAAAACTGCCAAGTTAGTTAATATGGCGATAAAAGGAATGGCAGTTACTGCGTTAAGTATGCCATTTACATTTAATGCTTTTGCAGAAGAAGAAAAAGTTGATAAAGAAATTGAACTGATAACTGTTACAGGGATTAGAGGTAGTTTAGCAAAGGCGACTGAAGTTAAACGTTCTTTAGATGTAGTAGCCGATGTTATATCAGCCGAAGACATAGGTAAATTTCCAGATCAAAATTTAGCAGAATCTTTACAGCGCATCAGCGGTGTACAAATATCAAGAAACCGTGGTGAAGGTGATGATGTTAGTATTCGAGGCTTAAGCCCTAGTTTTAGCCGAATTCAATTTAACGGTAGAACCTTACCTTCAGCAACAGGTGGTCGCAGTTTTGACTTCACCATTTTACCTTCTGACTTTGTTAGTGCACTAGAAGTGTATAAAACTCCTTCAGCAGACATGGAAGAAGGAGCATTATCAGGTACTGTAAATGTAAAAACTCCTCGTCCTCTTGATTTAGGAAAGAGCTCACTTATTACTAGTATCAAGGGTATTTATGAAGAAAATTCTGGTAAAACAACACCCGATTTATCTGTGCTTTACACTAATGTAAACGATGATAACAGTTTTGGTATTACCTTAGGTGCTCACTATGATAAACGTATATTAGAATCACATTTTTATGAAGCCTTCGGTTTAGAGCCAGCAAATGAATCAGGTAAAGGGTTAGATTTCGATTTAAATGGTACAATTGATGACTCTCGATACCAATTTGATCACGCGACTAACTATGCCCTAGCAAAAGAAGAACGTGAAAGAACCACTTTTCTTGCAACAGCACAATGGCGCCCGTCTGATAAAATTGATATTTGGTTAGAAGGAATGTATTCAGAATTCGATATTGTAGGCGCTAAGGCTTTAAACTCATTTCGTTGGACAAACGTTGTAGCTGGAGGCTCAGTTTATGCTAGCCAAATTTCTGGTGATTTGATTGAAAGTTTAGGTGTAATTGGCGTTGATAACCGAAACAATGCAAGAACAGCAGATTCAAATGATACATTAACCTCGGTTGCTTTAGGCACAAATTACCAACTTAATGAAGATTGGTTAATTACTGCTGAAATAGCGTATGCAAAATCAGAGAATGTTAGTTCAGCACTTTCTCACGAGGTAATTGGGCGTGCTAATGCTCAATATGACTTCAGTAATGATTACGCCGGTATACCTTCATTAACTTATGCCGCCGGTTACGACCCATTAGACGGGAATAGTTTCCGTTCTCTAGGTTTTAATGGTGCACTTGATCAACCGATTGAAGATGAAAACATAGATATTAGAATAGATGTAGATCACTTTATTGAATGGAATATTGGTAATGATTTTTCATTTGTTAGTCTAGAATTTGGAGCAAAATATAGCTCTCGTTCAAAATACAATGGCTTTCGCAACATTGGTGTGAGTTCGCAAACTCTTGCAGGTATGTTAGGCGAAACTTATGATCCTAACATTGAAGGCGGTAGCTTTAATGCGGCTAGCTATATGTCTGTGTATAGTCCAAGCAGCTTCTTTGATGGTTATGATGGCTCAGCTACTTACCCGACAGAATGGCTTTCTGCTAATGTAGACACATTATTATCACATGTTTCTTTAGATGAATTAATTGCAGCAGGAACAATTACTGAAGGCGGCGCGAGTGTTATAGATGTTCAAGAAGATGTATTTTCTGGTTACGCAAAATTAAGTTTTAGCGGTGATGAAGACAAATTAAATGGTAACTTCGGTATTCGTGTAGTGTCAACCGACCAAGAATCAAGCGGTAATATTCCAGACTTTTCAACAGTTAAGTTTGATCAAGGTGGTGCACAAACTTTCGTAGACACGTCTGAAAGCTCTATGACACGTTCATACACAGAGGTATTACCTAGTTTCAATTTAAGTTATGACGTGAGCGATGATGTCGTTGTTCGATTTGGTGCCGCTAGGGTAATGTCTCGTCCAGATTTGGCCGTGTTATCGCCTGCAACAACCATTGATGTTAATGTTAAAACGATAAATTCAAGTAACCCTAATGTTGATCCTTACTTAGCAGATCAAATTGACTTGTCTTTTGAATGGTACTTTGAAGAAGCTGGTATGCTCTCAGTATCTCCATTTGTCAAGTTTATTGACTCATTTGTCGTGTCTTCAACTCAACCAGAACAAGTTACTTATACTGATTTAGGTGGAAATAACTCAGTAACTGATACATTTACTCGATTCTTACCAGATAACGGTAAAGGCTCTGATATGTATGGTTACGAAGTTAATTGGCAGCAACCATTAGACTTTGTTATTGAAGGTTTAGGCTTTTCGGCTAACTTTACTGTGGTACATGCGGATGAAATTCAAACCGCTGAAAATGGTCCATTACTGACTTTAGATGGTTTATCTGAAACCAGTTATAACATGGTTGCTTACTATGAGAATGAAACCTTTGGCGCACGTTTAGCGTATAACTACCGTGATAAATTTGTAAACAATGGAACTAACTACTTTGGTGATGGTTCATTTACCAATGATTATAAACAGTTAGATTTTTCCGCTAGTTATAATGTCACAGAAAACGTTTCTGTTATCTTAGAGGCGCTTAATATAACCAATGAAGTTCAAGTGCAAACTAACTCTTTAAATGTAAATAGAGGTTTAGAAGATGTAGGTAGCCGTTTCACTTTAGGTGTTAGAGCAGCATTTTAA
- a CDS encoding UxaA family hydrolase: MTDRKFLLLNDTDNILVCCQAASVGELVKLTNVEFILESNIDLGHKVARNNINKGQHIIRYGVSIGSATVDITKGSHVHLHNMKSDYIPSHTRQSKAGE; the protein is encoded by the coding sequence ATGACAGATAGGAAATTTCTTTTATTAAATGACACTGATAACATCTTAGTTTGCTGCCAGGCTGCAAGTGTTGGTGAATTGGTAAAATTAACTAATGTAGAATTTATATTAGAAAGCAATATAGATCTTGGTCATAAAGTGGCTCGCAATAATATTAATAAGGGACAACATATTATTAGATATGGTGTCTCAATAGGTTCAGCTACTGTCGATATAACAAAAGGTAGTCATGTCCATTTGCACAATATGAAAAGTGACTATATTCCTAGCCATACAAGACAATCCAAAGCGGGAGAATAA
- a CDS encoding UxaA family hydrolase has protein sequence MKGFLRADGRKGIRNSVVVVYLVECAHHVAKTIVSKLDNDDVQLIGFPGCYPNDYSLQMMEKLCTHPNVGGVLLVSLGCEGFNREKLSKTIIESGRPIETLVIQQCGGTKSTIELGIEKSTSLLTNISNVERIEIFTSDLVIGTICGGSDGTSGISANPAVGACFDLLLNADATCIFEETGELIGCEQIMANRAESPKLGQELIACVEKAERYYTKMGYGSFAPGNAEGGLTTQEEKSMGAYAKSGSSNINGIIKPGEIPHKKGLFLMDVVPDGEPMFGFPNISDNAEIVEMIASGALMILFTTGRGSVVGSAISPVIKVCANPDTYERLSEDMDVNAGEIIKGLKTVNEIGDIIFESVLKVASGEKSKSEELGHKEFILTYKKFDITGSPQKIESIGPSCLS, from the coding sequence ATGAAAGGTTTCTTAAGAGCTGATGGCCGCAAAGGTATTAGAAACAGCGTTGTCGTGGTTTATTTAGTTGAATGCGCCCACCATGTTGCCAAAACTATTGTATCCAAACTAGATAATGATGATGTTCAGCTTATCGGCTTTCCAGGTTGTTACCCTAACGATTACTCCTTGCAGATGATGGAAAAACTTTGTACCCATCCAAATGTTGGCGGAGTTTTACTTGTTTCCCTTGGATGTGAAGGTTTTAATAGAGAAAAGCTTTCTAAAACTATTATCGAAAGTGGACGACCAATCGAAACATTAGTCATTCAACAATGCGGTGGAACAAAAAGCACTATTGAGCTAGGTATTGAAAAATCTACCTCCCTTTTGACAAATATAAGTAATGTTGAGCGTATTGAAATTTTCACTTCAGATTTAGTGATAGGTACGATTTGCGGAGGTTCAGACGGTACAAGCGGTATAAGTGCAAACCCGGCTGTAGGTGCTTGTTTTGATCTTTTACTTAATGCTGATGCTACTTGTATTTTTGAAGAAACAGGTGAATTGATAGGTTGTGAACAAATTATGGCTAATAGAGCCGAATCTCCTAAATTAGGCCAGGAACTCATAGCCTGTGTAGAAAAAGCAGAAAGATATTACACTAAAATGGGCTATGGCAGTTTTGCCCCTGGCAATGCAGAAGGCGGCTTAACAACCCAAGAAGAAAAATCGATGGGAGCCTATGCGAAATCGGGTTCGTCTAATATTAATGGCATCATTAAACCTGGAGAAATCCCTCATAAAAAAGGACTCTTTTTAATGGATGTTGTTCCTGATGGTGAGCCAATGTTTGGTTTCCCTAATATTTCTGATAATGCAGAAATTGTTGAAATGATTGCATCCGGTGCATTAATGATACTTTTCACAACAGGCAGAGGCTCAGTAGTAGGTTCCGCTATTTCACCCGTAATAAAAGTTTGTGCTAACCCCGATACATACGAAAGACTCAGTGAAGATATGGATGTTAATGCTGGTGAAATAATTAAGGGCTTAAAAACTGTGAATGAAATAGGTGATATTATTTTTGAAAGTGTACTTAAAGTAGCTTCAGGTGAAAAAAGTAAATCGGAAGAATTAGGCCACAAAGAGTTTATATTAACTTATAAAAAATTTGATATCACAGGGTCACCACAAAAAATAGAATCTATCGGCCCATCTTGTTTAAGTTAA
- a CDS encoding aldo/keto reductase, whose translation MTSRFEPRQIGNTSLAVSPLGFGAASMGNLYHEVSDEEASSTLKAAINSSMNLFDTAPRYGLGLSERRVGDALRSAIKGSYVLSTKVGRILSRDNKADIKQLRYGFATPMPFDAHYDYTYDGIMRSYEDSLQRLGLAQIDILLVHDIGIDTHGEQDQYYFKQLKSSGYKALDELRACGQIKAVGLGVNEVEICNRVMDIGQFDCFLLAGRYSLLEQNPLHQLFPKCEAHGASIILGGPYNSGILATGVSGKNTPHYNYEPAPKHIIDRVRKIESICSKFQVRLAAAALQFPLGHSIVSSVIPGLGNEKRVNHTIELFNENIPNEFWQDLKENHLIDQAAPLPFSAENIV comes from the coding sequence ATGACATCACGCTTTGAACCTCGCCAAATAGGCAACACTTCATTGGCCGTTTCTCCTTTAGGATTTGGCGCAGCTTCAATGGGTAACCTTTACCATGAAGTATCTGATGAAGAAGCATCTTCAACCTTAAAGGCAGCCATCAATTCAAGCATGAACTTATTCGATACTGCGCCACGTTACGGTTTAGGCTTAAGTGAGCGTCGTGTAGGCGATGCGTTGAGAAGTGCTATAAAAGGCAGTTATGTTTTATCAACGAAAGTTGGTCGAATACTTAGCAGAGATAATAAAGCTGACATTAAGCAACTAAGATATGGCTTTGCGACACCAATGCCGTTTGATGCACATTATGATTATACTTATGATGGTATTATGCGCTCTTATGAAGATAGTTTGCAGCGGTTAGGTTTGGCACAAATTGATATCTTATTAGTGCACGATATTGGTATTGATACCCATGGTGAGCAAGATCAATATTACTTTAAACAATTAAAGTCTAGTGGCTATAAAGCGCTAGATGAGCTAAGAGCTTGTGGTCAAATAAAAGCCGTAGGTCTCGGCGTTAATGAAGTAGAAATTTGTAACCGAGTCATGGACATTGGGCAATTTGATTGCTTTCTCTTAGCTGGTAGGTATTCATTATTAGAACAAAACCCACTCCATCAATTATTTCCTAAATGTGAAGCTCACGGTGCTTCAATAATATTAGGCGGTCCATATAACTCAGGCATTTTAGCGACTGGAGTAAGTGGAAAAAATACTCCTCATTATAATTACGAGCCTGCGCCAAAGCATATAATTGATAGAGTAAGAAAAATTGAATCAATATGTTCAAAGTTTCAAGTCAGATTAGCTGCGGCAGCTCTTCAATTCCCATTAGGTCATTCCATAGTTAGTTCTGTGATCCCTGGATTAGGTAATGAAAAACGAGTGAACCATACGATTGAGTTATTTAACGAAAATATACCTAATGAATTTTGGCAAGATTTAAAAGAAAACCATCTTATTGATCAAGCTGCTCCACTCCCCTTTTCTGCGGAAAATATCGTATGA